In Fusobacterium sp. IOR10, one genomic interval encodes:
- a CDS encoding L-lactate permease codes for MKLFLSLTPLLIILIGIVGLKKPAKWVSIFAIIYTLIISYFLFNIANEILFTQTKKGIVDGFKMVYMIWSAFLVLSMLIRTGAMNKIKECIANLTTDKRKQVIIIGFCFGGFLEGVAGAGTPAAIAAPFLMILGIPALDAAIASLIFNGIAASLGAAGFTTIGGFTPFLSGIGIDEIKNLIVHIPYFITNTPPTSVDIHATILNISMITGLIHFWGALIAPFIVLSVLWGKKCFDKDICCFSLIVGFCYGISLVVIGSFVGAEFPTICAGIFSLFGAIFYIKYFNKETIIPYLFKININKEIEKNNMKPITAMSTYLLLLILLPLVRFFAPSCFLSLGFSIWIGTTILFVCFFGSIILKSTNNFLLYAKEAFNNVSGALIAMSALLSIANLMKVTGMLNIIATFLALHTGMLYPGIAVFIGSLGSFVTGTTTGSNIMFAPMHYEAVKILNINLPAVLGAQNAGGALGNMICPNNVVAVCATVNMQNSEGLVMRRVFKPIVFLWIVYASLALIYSYILFPLLPVILK; via the coding sequence ATGAAATTATTTTTATCTTTAACACCCTTACTAATTATATTAATTGGTATTGTCGGTCTTAAAAAACCAGCTAAATGGGTTTCTATTTTTGCAATTATTTACACATTAATAATATCTTATTTTCTTTTTAATATAGCAAATGAAATTCTTTTTACTCAAACAAAAAAAGGTATTGTAGATGGTTTTAAAATGGTTTATATGATTTGGTCTGCCTTTTTAGTATTGAGCATGCTAATTAGAACTGGAGCAATGAACAAAATTAAAGAATGTATTGCAAATTTAACTACTGATAAACGAAAACAAGTTATTATTATTGGATTTTGTTTTGGTGGATTCTTGGAAGGAGTTGCTGGAGCTGGAACTCCTGCTGCTATTGCCGCTCCTTTCCTAATGATTTTAGGAATACCTGCTTTAGATGCGGCTATTGCTTCCCTAATTTTTAATGGAATAGCCGCATCCTTAGGAGCTGCTGGTTTTACAACTATTGGAGGCTTTACTCCTTTTTTATCTGGCATAGGAATAGATGAAATTAAAAATCTTATTGTCCATATTCCTTATTTTATAACTAATACACCTCCAACTTCAGTAGATATACATGCTACTATACTAAATATCTCCATGATTACAGGTTTAATACATTTTTGGGGAGCTTTAATAGCTCCTTTCATAGTACTTTCTGTTCTTTGGGGAAAAAAATGTTTTGATAAAGATATCTGTTGCTTTTCATTAATAGTTGGATTTTGTTACGGAATTTCTTTAGTGGTAATAGGTTCTTTCGTTGGAGCTGAATTTCCTACTATATGTGCTGGTATTTTCTCACTATTTGGAGCTATCTTTTACATTAAATATTTTAATAAGGAAACTATCATTCCATATTTATTTAAAATAAATATTAACAAAGAAATAGAAAAAAACAATATGAAACCTATAACTGCAATGAGTACGTATTTGCTTCTTCTAATTTTGCTTCCTTTAGTTCGTTTTTTTGCTCCAAGTTGTTTTTTAAGTTTAGGTTTTTCAATTTGGATTGGAACTACAATTTTATTTGTTTGCTTCTTTGGATCTATAATTTTAAAATCGACTAATAATTTTTTATTATACGCAAAGGAAGCATTTAACAATGTTTCTGGGGCTTTAATTGCTATGTCAGCTTTACTATCTATAGCTAATTTAATGAAAGTGACTGGAATGCTTAATATTATTGCAACTTTCTTGGCACTTCATACTGGAATGCTTTATCCAGGAATAGCTGTTTTTATCGGATCTTTAGGATCTTTTGTTACTGGTACTACAACAGGATCAAATATAATGTTTGCTCCAATGCATTATGAAGCTGTTAAAATTTTAAATATTAATTTACCTGCAGTTCTTGGTGCTCAAAATGCAGGAGGAGCTCTTGGAAATATGATTTGTCCTAATAATGTTGTTGCTGTATGTGCAACTGTTAATATGCAAAATTCTGAAGGATTAGTTATGAGAAGAGTTTTTAAGCCAATTGTTTTTCTTTGGATAGTTTATGCATCTCTTGCACTAATTTACTCTTATATTTTATTCCCACTGTTACCTGTTATACTTAAATAA
- a CDS encoding acyl CoA:acetate/3-ketoacid CoA transferase has product MITNFVSLREAINVIKNNDTIVTSGFVGCSNPEGLEVALEERFLETNTPMGLTLFYAAGQGDGKDRSVNHIAHEGLLKKVVAGHFNKAPKLGELIINNKIQAYNVPQGALCHMLRDVAGGKIGTFTHVGLNTFADPRIEGGRLNDITTEDIVKLVNINGKENLFYKPMKFDIGLIKGSFADERGNISLEKEGVTTECISIAQAVHNCGGKVIVQVDKIVKTGSLDPKLVKIPGIYVDYVVEIEEPHLKQQVYDIQYEAELAGNTIISANSYIKTMELNAKKIIARRATMEIEKGSIGNLGIGVPEYVSAVATEEQISDYMVLTVESGPVGGIPQSGMRFGTSINADAIIDQPYQFDFYDGGGLDIAFLGLAQADKYGNLNVSKFGKNISGCGGFVSISQNAKKVIFCGTFTAKGLKIQVADGKLKILNEGAKKKFVDTVQQITFSGNYARKVGQPVFYITERAVFELKKEGFTLIEIAPGVDLQKDILNLMDFKPLISEDLKLMDSRIFQDKPMGLKNNR; this is encoded by the coding sequence ATGATTACAAATTTTGTTTCTCTTAGAGAAGCTATAAATGTAATAAAAAATAATGATACAATTGTTACTTCTGGTTTTGTTGGATGTAGTAATCCAGAAGGTCTAGAGGTTGCTTTGGAAGAAAGATTTTTAGAAACAAATACACCAATGGGTTTAACTTTATTCTATGCTGCTGGACAAGGAGATGGAAAAGATAGATCTGTCAATCATATTGCTCATGAAGGCTTGCTAAAAAAAGTAGTTGCTGGACATTTTAATAAAGCTCCAAAATTAGGAGAGCTAATTATAAATAATAAAATTCAAGCATATAATGTTCCTCAAGGAGCCCTTTGCCATATGTTAAGAGATGTTGCTGGAGGTAAAATAGGTACTTTTACGCATGTTGGGTTAAATACTTTTGCAGACCCTAGAATAGAAGGGGGTCGATTAAATGACATCACTACAGAGGATATAGTAAAACTTGTTAATATTAATGGAAAAGAAAATCTTTTCTATAAACCTATGAAATTTGATATTGGGCTTATAAAAGGAAGTTTTGCTGATGAAAGAGGTAATATCTCTTTGGAAAAAGAAGGAGTTACTACAGAATGTATTTCCATTGCACAAGCTGTTCATAACTGTGGAGGTAAAGTTATTGTTCAAGTAGATAAAATAGTAAAAACAGGTAGTTTAGATCCTAAATTAGTTAAAATACCTGGTATTTATGTAGATTATGTAGTTGAAATTGAAGAGCCACATTTGAAACAACAAGTTTATGATATTCAGTATGAAGCTGAGTTAGCAGGAAATACAATAATTAGTGCTAATTCTTATATTAAAACTATGGAATTAAATGCTAAAAAAATTATTGCTAGAAGAGCAACTATGGAAATTGAAAAAGGAAGCATTGGAAATTTAGGAATAGGAGTTCCTGAGTATGTTTCTGCTGTTGCCACAGAAGAACAAATAAGCGATTATATGGTTTTAACTGTTGAATCTGGTCCTGTTGGTGGAATACCTCAATCAGGAATGAGATTTGGAACTTCTATCAATGCAGATGCTATTATAGATCAACCTTATCAATTTGATTTTTATGATGGTGGAGGACTTGATATTGCTTTCTTAGGATTAGCTCAAGCAGATAAATACGGTAATCTAAATGTAAGCAAATTTGGAAAGAATATATCAGGATGTGGGGGATTTGTTAGTATCAGTCAAAATGCTAAAAAAGTTATTTTCTGTGGAACTTTCACTGCAAAGGGGCTTAAAATTCAGGTTGCTGATGGAAAATTAAAAATATTAAATGAAGGTGCTAAGAAAAAATTTGTAGATACTGTTCAACAAATAACTTTTTCTGGAAACTATGCTAGAAAAGTTGGCCAACCAGTTTTCTATATAACTGAAAGAGCTGTATTTGAATTAAAAAAAGAAGGATTTACTTTAATTGAAATAGCTCCTGGAGTAGATTTACAAAAAGATATTTTAAACCTAATGGATTTCAAACCATTAATATCTGAAGATTTAAAATTAATGGACTCTCGAATATTCCAAGACAAACCTATGGGTCTTAAAAATAATAGATAA
- a CDS encoding MarR family winged helix-turn-helix transcriptional regulator has translation MKKLELMQTISILYRYQVIILNQRFQKYHIRTNLAPFILSILNSPGISQISLSKELCIDKATTTKAVTKLLENNFIEKISDSQDKRAFKLYISPKGEELCKNIKFEGSHFKKEILEGCSDEDYEITLKILDKILNNMKNIVAR, from the coding sequence ATGAAAAAATTAGAATTAATGCAAACTATTTCAATTCTTTATAGATATCAAGTAATTATTTTAAATCAAAGATTTCAAAAATATCATATAAGAACTAATTTAGCTCCCTTTATTTTATCCATACTAAATTCCCCAGGAATATCTCAAATAAGTTTAAGCAAGGAATTATGTATTGATAAAGCAACTACAACAAAAGCTGTTACAAAACTTCTAGAAAATAATTTCATAGAAAAAATTTCAGATTCTCAAGATAAAAGAGCTTTTAAACTTTATATTTCACCTAAGGGAGAAGAACTTTGTAAAAATATAAAATTTGAAGGAAGTCATTTTAAAAAAGAGATTTTAGAAGGATGTTCTGATGAAGATTATGAAATCACTTTAAAAATTTTAGATAAAATTTTAAATAATATGAAAAATATAGTAGCCCGTTAA